Proteins co-encoded in one Spirosoma endbachense genomic window:
- a CDS encoding glycosyltransferase, translating into MNQRIVSIILLNYNSHQFTFDCVDSINEKTQGVHYEIIVVDNNSSPDNYKALEPVASRPNVRLIRSRINLGFSGGNMMGIQFADPRADYYYFLNNDCLLRTNVCSQLAAFMDATPDAGVCGAQMFAGDGSRQATFGYLPTLGSKILGHSFVRMLNPALYPPIRHIYTEPQRVPFIMGSTLFVRASAFHTIGGFDVAHFLYVEEEDLAKRLLMNGFYAYLIPQAEYVHFTGQSTNRNYDVEKEYYISLFYYFRKYHSWTERALFRAYYFIKNGRKFRRNRIYARLAGFIWRGSPMRESLRYRQVIR; encoded by the coding sequence ATGAATCAGCGTATCGTCTCGATTATTCTTCTTAATTATAACTCTCATCAGTTTACATTTGACTGCGTCGACTCGATTAACGAAAAAACGCAGGGGGTTCATTATGAAATTATTGTCGTCGACAATAACTCATCGCCCGATAATTACAAGGCGCTGGAACCCGTTGCCAGCCGCCCAAACGTTCGTCTGATCCGCAGTCGAATTAATCTCGGTTTCTCGGGTGGAAATATGATGGGCATTCAGTTTGCAGACCCCAGAGCCGACTACTACTATTTTTTAAACAACGACTGCCTGCTCCGGACAAATGTGTGCAGTCAGTTAGCTGCATTTATGGACGCCACACCTGACGCGGGTGTGTGCGGGGCGCAGATGTTTGCCGGTGACGGATCACGGCAGGCAACATTTGGTTATTTACCCACGCTCGGGAGCAAAATTCTTGGCCATAGCTTTGTCCGGATGCTCAATCCGGCTCTCTATCCTCCCATCCGGCATATTTACACCGAACCGCAGCGTGTTCCGTTCATTATGGGTAGCACGCTCTTTGTCAGAGCATCGGCTTTCCATACGATCGGCGGCTTCGACGTCGCTCATTTTCTCTACGTCGAAGAAGAAGATCTGGCTAAGCGGTTGTTAATGAATGGATTTTACGCGTATCTGATTCCACAGGCGGAGTATGTCCATTTTACGGGGCAAAGTACAAACCGCAACTACGACGTCGAAAAAGAATACTACATTTCGCTCTTTTATTACTTCCGGAAATACCACTCCTGGACCGAACGAGCTTTATTCAGGGCTTATTATTTTATCAAAAACGGTCGCAAATTCCGCCGTAACCGGATCTATGCCCGACTGGCCGGATTCATCTGGCGCGGTAGTCCTATGCGTGAGAGTTTGCGATACCGTCAGGTTATTCGGTAA